In a genomic window of Vicinamibacteria bacterium:
- a CDS encoding lactonase family protein, translating into MIRTRAALVAVSIAPFPPAAVVAAPSPKAGAVRVYVGTYTSGESKGIYRLRLDLATGTLSLAGEPTAARNPSFLVLHPTGRFLYAVNEIGESREDKGGAVSAFAVDSRTGSLTFLNEQPSGGASPCHVSLDKPGRHLLVANYWGGSVAVLPLGPDGRLGPASALVQHEAASGAAPSRGGPHAHSIDLDAADRFAVVADLGLDELLVYRFDPAQGTLAPNQPPAIRLAPGAGPRHFAFHPGGTHGYVINELNSTITALAYDAGAGILTELQTLSTLPVGFAARNSTAELVIRPDGRFVYGSNRGHDSIAIFSVDAGTGRLTPLGHESTRGRTPRNFAIDPTGAYLLAANQDSDSIAVFRIDAESGRLTPMGSPFRVPRPVCLRMVLAPPE; encoded by the coding sequence GTGATCCGAACCCGGGCCGCCCTTGTCGCGGTCTCGATCGCCCCCTTCCCCCCCGCCGCGGTCGTGGCCGCCCCCAGCCCGAAGGCGGGCGCGGTCAGGGTCTACGTGGGCACCTACACGTCGGGGGAGAGCAAGGGGATCTACCGCCTCCGACTGGACCTGGCCACGGGCACCCTCTCCCTGGCCGGCGAGCCGACCGCAGCCAGAAATCCCTCGTTCCTCGTCCTCCACCCCACGGGAAGGTTCCTCTATGCGGTCAACGAGATTGGAGAATCCCGAGAGGACAAAGGCGGTGCGGTCAGCGCCTTCGCGGTCGATTCCCGGACGGGGAGCTTGACCTTCCTTAACGAGCAGCCCTCGGGAGGGGCGTCGCCCTGTCACGTCTCCCTCGACAAGCCAGGGCGTCACCTTCTGGTCGCCAACTATTGGGGCGGGAGCGTCGCCGTCCTTCCCCTGGGACCGGACGGACGCCTCGGCCCCGCCAGCGCGCTGGTGCAGCACGAGGCCGCGAGCGGGGCCGCCCCTTCGCGGGGGGGCCCGCACGCTCACTCCATCGACCTGGACGCCGCCGACCGCTTCGCGGTGGTTGCGGATCTGGGCCTCGATGAGCTACTCGTGTACCGCTTCGACCCCGCGCAAGGGACGCTGGCTCCCAATCAGCCACCGGCCATACGGCTCGCCCCCGGAGCGGGGCCGCGCCACTTCGCGTTCCACCCCGGTGGAACCCACGGCTACGTGATCAACGAGCTGAACTCGACGATCACCGCCTTGGCCTATGACGCGGGGGCGGGCATTCTGACCGAACTGCAGACCCTCTCCACCCTGCCCGTCGGCTTCGCTGCCCGCAACTCCACCGCGGAGCTGGTCATCCGTCCCGACGGAAGGTTCGTGTATGGCTCGAACCGCGGCCACGACTCCATCGCCATCTTCTCCGTCGACGCGGGTACGGGGAGGCTCACCCCCCTCGGTCATGAATCGACCCGGGGCCGGACCCCCCGCAACTTCGCGATCGATCCTACAGGGGCGTACCTTCTGGCCGCCAACCAGGACTCGGATTCCATCGCCGTCTTTCGAATCGATGCCGAGAGCGGACGGCTGACCCCCATGGGCAGCCCCTTCCGTGTCCCTCGGCCGGTCTGCCTGCGCATGGTCCTAGCGCCCCCGGAATGA
- a CDS encoding multidrug efflux RND transporter permease subunit, whose amino-acid sequence MFVDFFIGRPIFATVCALLIILAGAVAIPTLPIAQFPNLAPPQVIVQSNYIGASAQVVETAVTTPLEQQINGAEGMKYLTSTSGNDGTTAITATFDLARDPDLAAVDLNNRVNIAMGRLPNEVKQTGVVVTKTSSNFVFGAAVYSEDSRYDTSFMSNYLDVNVKDALKRVKGVADVFIFGERKYSMRLWLDPVRVASRKLTASDVVSALREQNVQVAAGQVGQPPARPGQAFQISVRAVGRLTEPSEFENIILKTAEDGTLVRMKDVGRAELGAEDYSSDLQFNGHDAVGIGITQLSNANALAVDRAALAVLDRLSKRFPPGMRYRVAFDTTDVVNESIQDVLFTLGAAIGLVILVIFVFLEDWRSTVIPAAAIPVSLVGTFAFVKLLGFSINTLTLFGITLATGLVVDDAIVVIENIQRHISEGQRDPRRASSAAMKEVTGAVIATSLVLVAVFLPVALFPGTTGILFRQFALTIAFSISISAFNALTLTPALSALLLGRAPSEKGWFFTRVDRIIKSVTDGYRVFLQRFLGRPRLAVGMFLAGLGLTGLVYMRVPRGFVPDEDQGWGIVIVQAPEGASLEYTKKIDGQVRAVLEQMPELDTVFAISGFSLNGTAPNRGSVFFGLKPYSQRRGAAHSAEAVINRLRGPFGAISGAIVIPFLPPAVQGLGNFGGFQYVVQDQGGHPLGELAKVTQDVVRQGNVTKELGGLFTSYTASDPQFVLTIDREKAKAVHVPLQQITDALQVYMGSAYVNDFDFNNRSYRVFVQADRQFRSEPRDMRQFYVRSDKDMMIPLDNLVRLTEDSTPQVITHYNLFRSAEIDGSAAAGHSSGEAIAAMEALSGKVLPQGFSYEWTGLSLEELEASGTAAVLFGLGTLVVYLTLSAQYESFVLPFIVLLAVPMALLGAVGGQWIRGLQNDVYCQIGLVMLVGLASKNAILIVEFAEQLRARGLSIMEAAVEAARIRLRPILMTSLAFILGVLPLVAARGAGQAGRRSVGTTVFGGMIASTLLNLFFIPVLYLVIEGARERRRARVDQ is encoded by the coding sequence ATGTTCGTCGACTTCTTCATAGGACGACCGATCTTCGCGACCGTCTGCGCCCTGCTCATCATCCTGGCGGGGGCGGTGGCCATCCCAACCCTGCCCATTGCCCAATTCCCCAACCTGGCCCCTCCCCAGGTCATCGTGCAGAGCAACTACATCGGCGCCAGCGCCCAGGTGGTGGAGACGGCCGTGACCACGCCCCTCGAGCAACAGATCAACGGTGCGGAGGGGATGAAGTATCTCACCTCCACCAGCGGCAACGACGGCACCACCGCCATCACCGCCACCTTCGATCTGGCGCGGGACCCGGACCTGGCCGCGGTCGACCTCAACAACCGGGTAAACATCGCAATGGGTCGGCTCCCCAACGAGGTCAAGCAGACCGGTGTGGTCGTCACCAAGACCTCCAGCAACTTCGTTTTCGGCGCTGCCGTCTACTCGGAGGATAGCCGCTACGACACCTCCTTCATGAGCAACTACCTCGACGTGAACGTCAAGGACGCTCTGAAGCGGGTAAAGGGCGTGGCCGACGTCTTCATCTTCGGCGAACGCAAATACTCGATGCGGCTGTGGCTCGACCCCGTGCGCGTGGCCAGCCGCAAGCTCACCGCCTCCGACGTGGTGAGTGCCTTGCGCGAGCAGAACGTCCAGGTGGCGGCGGGACAAGTGGGCCAACCCCCGGCGCGACCGGGACAGGCGTTCCAGATCAGCGTGCGCGCGGTGGGCCGGCTGACCGAGCCCTCCGAGTTCGAGAACATCATCCTGAAAACGGCCGAAGATGGAACCCTCGTGCGCATGAAGGATGTGGGCCGCGCGGAACTCGGAGCGGAGGACTACTCTTCTGACCTGCAGTTCAACGGCCACGACGCGGTAGGGATCGGCATCACCCAGCTCTCCAACGCCAATGCCCTGGCCGTGGACCGCGCGGCCTTGGCCGTGCTGGACCGCCTGTCCAAGCGCTTCCCTCCCGGCATGCGGTACCGAGTCGCCTTCGACACCACCGACGTCGTTAACGAATCCATCCAGGACGTGCTCTTCACGCTGGGGGCGGCGATTGGGCTCGTAATCTTGGTGATCTTTGTCTTCTTGGAGGACTGGCGCAGCACGGTGATTCCCGCCGCCGCCATCCCCGTCTCCCTGGTCGGGACTTTCGCCTTCGTGAAGCTATTGGGCTTCTCTATCAACACCTTGACCTTGTTCGGCATTACCTTGGCGACGGGACTGGTCGTGGACGACGCCATCGTGGTGATCGAGAACATCCAACGACACATCAGCGAGGGACAGAGGGATCCCCGCCGGGCGTCGTCGGCCGCCATGAAGGAGGTGACGGGTGCGGTGATCGCGACCTCTCTGGTCCTGGTGGCGGTGTTCCTGCCCGTGGCCTTGTTTCCGGGTACGACCGGGATCCTGTTCCGCCAGTTCGCGCTCACCATCGCCTTTTCCATCTCGATCTCCGCCTTCAATGCCCTCACCCTGACCCCCGCCCTCTCCGCCCTCCTCCTCGGGCGTGCCCCGAGCGAGAAAGGATGGTTTTTCACCCGCGTGGACAGGATCATCAAGAGCGTCACCGATGGCTATCGGGTCTTCCTGCAGCGCTTCCTGGGCCGTCCGCGGCTAGCCGTCGGGATGTTCCTGGCGGGGCTGGGTCTCACCGGGCTGGTCTACATGAGAGTGCCCAGGGGCTTCGTACCGGACGAGGACCAGGGCTGGGGCATCGTGATCGTGCAGGCGCCGGAAGGGGCCTCGCTGGAGTACACGAAGAAGATCGACGGGCAGGTGCGGGCCGTCCTGGAGCAGATGCCGGAGCTGGACACTGTTTTTGCCATCTCCGGCTTCAGCCTCAACGGCACCGCCCCGAACCGCGGGTCGGTGTTTTTCGGTTTGAAGCCCTACTCACAGCGGCGCGGAGCCGCCCATTCGGCGGAGGCCGTGATCAACCGGCTGCGGGGACCCTTCGGCGCGATCTCGGGGGCGATCGTCATTCCGTTCCTACCCCCGGCCGTGCAAGGCCTCGGGAACTTCGGGGGCTTTCAGTACGTGGTGCAAGACCAGGGCGGGCACCCCCTCGGCGAGCTGGCCAAGGTCACCCAGGACGTGGTGCGGCAAGGCAATGTGACCAAGGAGCTGGGTGGACTCTTCACGAGCTACACCGCCTCAGATCCGCAGTTCGTCCTGACCATCGACCGGGAGAAGGCCAAGGCGGTCCACGTTCCCCTGCAGCAGATCACAGACGCCTTGCAGGTCTACATGGGCTCGGCCTATGTGAACGACTTCGACTTCAACAACCGCTCCTACCGAGTCTTCGTGCAGGCGGACCGGCAGTTCCGCTCCGAGCCGCGGGACATGCGGCAGTTCTACGTGCGCTCCGACAAGGACATGATGATTCCGCTCGACAATCTGGTGCGGCTCACGGAGGACTCGACGCCGCAGGTGATCACCCACTACAACCTCTTTCGCTCGGCGGAGATCGACGGCTCGGCGGCGGCGGGCCACAGCTCCGGAGAGGCCATCGCGGCCATGGAGGCGCTGAGCGGTAAGGTGCTTCCCCAGGGCTTCAGCTATGAGTGGACGGGCCTGTCCCTGGAGGAGCTTGAAGCCTCGGGCACGGCCGCCGTCTTGTTCGGCCTGGGCACGCTGGTTGTCTATCTGACTCTCTCCGCTCAGTACGAGAGCTTCGTCCTCCCGTTCATTGTGCTGCTGGCCGTGCCCATGGCCCTGCTAGGTGCGGTGGGAGGGCAATGGATCCGGGGCCTCCAGAACGACGTCTATTGCCAGATTGGTCTGGTCATGCTGGTGGGCCTGGCCAGCAAGAACGCGATCTTGATCGTGGAGTTCGCGGAGCAACTGCGGGCGCGAGGACTCTCCATCATGGAGGCAGCGGTCGAGGCGGCCCGGATCCGGCTGCGTCCCATCCTCATGACTTCGCTTGCCTTCATCCTGGGCGTGCTGCCCCTGGTGGCGGCGCGCGGAGCCGGCCAAGCGGGCCGGCGCTCGGTGGGCACAACCGTGTTCGGGGGAATGATCGCCTCAACCCTCCTCAACCTGTTCTTCATTCCCGTGCTCTACCTGGTGATCGAAGGAGCCCGGGAGAGACGGCGAGCGCGGGTGGACCAGTGA
- a CDS encoding glycoside hydrolase family 3 N-terminal domain-containing protein — protein MKTCLPIVVVLAAILAVGVASSSSPAGPGGRRRLSSYDGEARALLARMTLEEKIGQMTQAEQDKLANETDIETLFLGSLLSGGNSDPKTNSLQDWTDMYDRYQAHALKTRLRIPILYGVDAVHGHSKVLGAVVFPHNIGLGATRDPKLVEDIARITAQEVRATGIQWTFAPCLAVVQDERWGRTYESFSEDPELVGELGAAAVRGFQGTDLKDPLRVLACAKHYVGDGGTAWGTGRVDDASPGRRFPLDQGDVRLSEAELRRIHLAGYSRAIEAGVGSIMPSFSSWNGEKCSGSKRLLTEILKEELGFEGFLISDYNALDALPGDYRSQIRQSINAGMDMVMVPGRYKEFFTTLKSLVAGGEVPLSRIDDAVTRILRSKFALGLLEPGRSCLADRSLHRSFGSPEHRDLARRAVRESLVLLKNDKGALPISKAARRIHVAGKNADDLGNQCGGWTISWQGGSGAPTTGTTVLKALRSAVGKGTEVTYAKDGTGAAGAEVGVVVVGETPYAEFFGDREDLTLVKEDREAIANLKRAGIPVIVVLISGRPLVLGDALTMADALVAAWLPGTEGQGVADVLFGDYKPTGKLSFSWPRSEGQLPFNRTGQASDPLFARGFGLSY, from the coding sequence ATGAAGACTTGTCTACCCATCGTAGTCGTGCTCGCCGCGATCCTCGCCGTGGGGGTCGCGTCGTCCAGTTCGCCGGCCGGCCCGGGTGGAAGGAGGCGCCTCTCCTCCTACGACGGGGAGGCCCGAGCGCTTCTGGCCCGCATGACGCTCGAGGAGAAGATCGGCCAGATGACCCAGGCCGAGCAGGACAAGCTCGCGAATGAGACTGACATCGAGACCCTCTTCCTGGGATCGCTGCTCTCCGGTGGGAACTCCGATCCGAAGACCAACAGCCTCCAGGACTGGACGGACATGTACGACCGCTACCAGGCCCATGCCCTCAAGACCCGTCTGCGCATCCCCATCCTTTACGGGGTGGACGCCGTGCACGGCCACAGCAAGGTCCTGGGCGCCGTCGTATTCCCGCACAACATCGGCCTCGGCGCCACCCGCGACCCGAAATTGGTCGAGGACATCGCCCGCATCACCGCCCAGGAGGTGAGGGCCACCGGCATCCAGTGGACCTTCGCTCCTTGCCTGGCGGTGGTGCAGGACGAGAGATGGGGGCGGACCTACGAGAGCTTTTCCGAGGATCCTGAACTGGTCGGCGAGCTGGGGGCGGCCGCTGTTCGTGGCTTCCAGGGCACGGATCTCAAGGATCCGCTCCGTGTCCTGGCCTGCGCCAAGCATTACGTGGGCGACGGGGGCACGGCCTGGGGCACGGGAAGGGTAGACGACGCCTCTCCCGGCCGGCGCTTCCCCCTCGACCAGGGGGACGTCCGCCTGAGCGAGGCCGAACTCCGGCGGATCCACCTGGCGGGCTACTCAAGAGCCATCGAGGCGGGGGTGGGTTCCATCATGCCGTCGTTCAGCAGCTGGAACGGGGAGAAGTGCTCCGGCAGCAAACGGCTGCTCACCGAGATCCTGAAGGAGGAGCTGGGTTTCGAGGGGTTCCTGATCTCCGACTACAACGCCCTCGACGCCCTGCCCGGGGACTACCGGAGCCAGATCCGCCAGTCGATCAATGCCGGCATGGACATGGTGATGGTTCCCGGCCGCTACAAGGAGTTCTTCACGACCCTGAAGAGCCTGGTAGCGGGGGGAGAAGTGCCCCTATCGCGGATCGATGACGCGGTCACGCGCATCCTGCGAAGCAAGTTCGCCCTCGGCCTCCTCGAGCCGGGGCGTTCCTGCCTCGCCGACCGGAGCCTCCACCGTAGCTTTGGCTCCCCCGAGCACCGGGACCTCGCCCGCCGCGCCGTCCGCGAGTCACTCGTCCTCTTGAAGAACGATAAGGGGGCGCTCCCCATTTCGAAGGCAGCAAGGAGAATCCACGTGGCGGGGAAGAACGCCGACGACCTCGGCAACCAGTGCGGCGGGTGGACCATCAGCTGGCAAGGGGGCAGCGGCGCTCCCACCACCGGCACCACCGTGCTGAAGGCGCTGCGGAGTGCGGTGGGGAAGGGGACGGAGGTCACCTACGCCAAAGACGGCACGGGGGCCGCGGGGGCGGAGGTGGGCGTGGTGGTGGTGGGGGAGACGCCTTACGCCGAATTCTTCGGCGACCGGGAGGACTTGACCCTGGTCAAGGAGGACCGGGAGGCGATTGCCAACCTCAAGAGGGCGGGCATTCCCGTCATCGTGGTCCTGATCTCGGGGCGCCCCCTGGTTCTCGGTGATGCCCTGACCATGGCGGATGCTTTGGTGGCGGCGTGGCTCCCCGGCACCGAGGGGCAAGGCGTCGCGGATGTCCTCTTTGGGGACTACAAGCCGACCGGAAAGCTCTCGTTCTCGTGGCCGCGCTCCGAGGGCCAGCTCCCGTTCAATCGCACGGGCCAAGCCTCCGACCCTCTCTTCGCCCGCGGCTTCGGTCTCAGCTACTGA
- a CDS encoding efflux RND transporter periplasmic adaptor subunit, with product MTLPALSLGLLAMGCSGDAAKKVQAQAPPGIPVKIEVAQSVPVDDSTEYVATLKSRDSAVIMPQVEGPITQIFVRSGDHVSPGSPILQIDPAKQEAAVKSQLDTRSAKLASVEFAKQQYERVSRLHAEGVTSGQDLDQAKSALDTAGAELQSLDAQVHEQQVLLQYYRVAAPRGGIIGDIPVRVGDRVTVSTILTTLDEPGSLEAYVSVPVERSPQLRLGMPIQIVDSTGRVLADSRLRFLSPEVDNQTQTVLVKTIIDNKTGALRTAQFVRARVIWDTHPRPVIPVLAVSRNSGQYFAFVAEGKDGSLVARQRPLRIGEIVGNDYVVIEGIKPGDRVIVSGTQLLLDGAPITPQS from the coding sequence GTGACTCTGCCCGCCCTGAGTCTGGGCCTTCTCGCCATGGGCTGCTCCGGAGATGCCGCCAAGAAGGTTCAGGCCCAGGCTCCTCCCGGGATTCCCGTCAAGATTGAAGTGGCGCAGTCCGTGCCCGTCGACGACAGCACGGAATATGTGGCCACCCTCAAATCCCGCGACTCGGCCGTGATCATGCCCCAAGTAGAGGGGCCGATTACCCAGATCTTCGTCCGGTCGGGCGACCATGTTTCACCCGGATCGCCGATACTGCAGATCGACCCCGCGAAGCAGGAGGCCGCCGTCAAGAGCCAACTCGATACGCGCAGCGCCAAGCTGGCCAGCGTGGAGTTCGCCAAGCAGCAATATGAGCGGGTCAGCCGGCTCCATGCCGAGGGCGTCACCAGCGGGCAGGACCTGGATCAAGCGAAGTCGGCTCTCGACACGGCCGGGGCCGAGTTGCAGTCCCTCGATGCGCAGGTGCACGAGCAGCAGGTGCTGCTCCAGTACTATCGCGTGGCCGCTCCGCGCGGCGGCATCATCGGGGACATCCCCGTGCGGGTAGGCGACCGGGTTACCGTTTCCACCATCCTCACGACCCTGGACGAGCCGGGGAGCCTGGAAGCATACGTCTCGGTGCCGGTGGAGCGTTCCCCGCAACTGCGCCTGGGCATGCCCATACAGATCGTGGACAGCACGGGCAGGGTCCTGGCCGACAGCCGGCTCCGCTTCCTCTCCCCGGAGGTGGACAACCAGACCCAGACCGTGCTCGTGAAAACCATAATCGACAACAAAACAGGCGCGCTCCGCACGGCTCAGTTTGTCCGAGCCCGGGTCATCTGGGACACGCACCCGCGGCCCGTGATCCCGGTCCTGGCGGTTTCACGCAACAGCGGTCAGTACTTCGCTTTTGTGGCGGAAGGCAAAGATGGCTCGCTGGTGGCGCGGCAGAGGCCGCTCCGCATCGGCGAGATCGTCGGCAACGACTACGTGGTCATCGAAGGAATCAAGCCCGGGGATCGGGTCATCGTCTCCGGAACCCAGCTCCTGCTGGATGGAGCCCCCATAACCCCCCAGAGTTAA
- a CDS encoding ATP-grasp domain-containing protein, with the protein MQESLVPPDDVKGVDLTGAEWKMEYDVVSTLRGLGHEVQPLGVGGNLSDIRNAVADFKPHITFNLLEGFDDVATWDQNVVAYLELLKVPYTGCNSRGLLLGRDKAIAKKLLSYHRIPVADFVVAPRGRRFRRPKRLAFPLFVKSLTLDASIGISQASVVEDDAKLEERVSFVHESIGTDALVERYIEGRELYVGVLGNERLQVLPIWELYFKNLPEEVRKIATERLKWSLSYQKKHGIDSGEAKDLPSGLEDRIRDVCKRVYRNLMLSGCARIDLRMTEAGQAYVVEANPNPQLAHDEDFAQSARKAGIDYPELIQRILNLGLRWEPTRLG; encoded by the coding sequence ATGCAGGAAAGCCTGGTCCCCCCGGACGACGTCAAGGGCGTGGACTTGACGGGGGCGGAGTGGAAGATGGAGTACGACGTGGTCTCCACCCTGCGCGGGCTCGGCCACGAAGTGCAGCCCCTGGGCGTGGGCGGAAACCTGTCCGATATCCGCAACGCCGTCGCCGACTTCAAGCCCCATATCACTTTCAACCTGCTCGAAGGCTTCGACGATGTAGCCACCTGGGACCAGAATGTGGTGGCCTATCTCGAGCTGTTGAAGGTGCCTTACACCGGCTGCAATTCACGGGGGTTGCTCTTGGGTCGGGACAAGGCCATCGCCAAGAAGCTTCTCTCCTATCACCGCATACCGGTGGCCGATTTCGTGGTGGCCCCGCGAGGGCGACGCTTCCGACGACCCAAACGCCTCGCTTTTCCACTCTTTGTGAAGTCCCTGACCCTGGATGCGTCCATCGGCATCTCCCAGGCTTCGGTGGTGGAGGACGACGCGAAGCTGGAGGAGCGCGTTAGTTTCGTCCACGAGAGCATCGGCACGGACGCCCTGGTGGAGCGCTACATCGAGGGACGGGAGCTCTACGTGGGCGTTCTGGGCAACGAGAGGCTACAGGTGCTACCCATCTGGGAGCTCTATTTCAAGAACCTTCCGGAAGAGGTGCGCAAGATCGCCACCGAACGGCTGAAGTGGAGCCTCAGCTACCAGAAAAAGCACGGGATCGACAGCGGCGAGGCCAAGGACCTGCCCTCCGGGCTAGAGGACCGGATCCGCGACGTCTGCAAGCGCGTCTACCGCAACCTCATGCTCAGCGGCTGCGCCCGCATCGACCTCCGCATGACCGAAGCGGGTCAGGCCTACGTGGTCGAGGCCAACCCCAACCCGCAGCTGGCCCACGACGAGGACTTTGCCCAGTCGGCCCGTAAAGCGGGCATCGATTACCCCGAGTTGATCCAGCGCATCCTGAACCTGGGTCTGCGCTGGGAGCCCACGCGCCTGGGATAG